From the Daphnia magna isolate NIES linkage group LG3, ASM2063170v1.1, whole genome shotgun sequence genome, one window contains:
- the LOC116919034 gene encoding voltage-dependent calcium channel subunit alpha-2/delta-3 isoform X1, which yields MSGTPSSELHCTVLSRRETMTSTKLVFLFSVAVISLGTVRTAEADLPHVEISNWAIRFGAQMWEIGKQVTRIREIKERYQSEAKIEQVDGFAMVKEMAEEMENMMGDKIEAIKRIMDAAEQLSVSHPRLSRQDLYEMRQRAETIEYYNAKRLNMYHKSGPRAGELLDNHKELIMSNSQHFGNVGVNTSVSAVHVPTNVFDGGPDVMNGILWSEQLDRIFMTNYESDPSLTWQYFGSSTGFMRQYPATKWGQGEWEPDLFDCRLRPWYLQAAASPKDMIILVDTSGSMTGVRKEIAKHVVLTLLDTLSENDFINIYKFSEVPVPVVPCFKDKLVQANLENVRELRNGMMESETSDIANFTSAFTTAFEILAKYNRTTQGSQCNQAIMLVTDGAPVGYREIFEKYNWPHKPVRVFTYVIGREIIDTAATNWMACANKGYFARVTSLAEVREQVLKYIPVLSRPMVMYQKDHPVIWTSAYIDIAEPKLSDWLWEIRERRKQRDRSLNYRALLRLISERNNAQSDDTSNVTGNNTRDASGRPTISMTVEQYLTYGNLVNEERLNAHRIKQEREEAANPANNQQHNRQGKSVTSTTPNPVSSVPTKHPDGPRAEALVKPDTLKAWLKRIETRTKPKFLMAISVATPVYDRKNFSNIIEKILINDIWEEKTRTVRTANLLGVAGTDIPVTELKKRTPAYKLGVNGYSFIVNNNGFVLHHPDHRPLDADGLLKPNYNTVDLSEVELVDSDGGPRENDTYLMTMRREMIERREGETSFKVRVHHDGMRRVSVRRQRYYYRGLKGTPYSLGLALPDGYGHFRVVAETEVKRLMADHNINVSSFFSGKNWKIHPDWIYCRYNYDHLKSFDSPEAQVMHFVDRTQRERWRWNSKHPRPSHDSARSHKQDDNFYCDKHLMQSLIFDAQATEVFDKNISLSIDRQDPGLGMLMALLARHAMFKLFGISVAFVATRSGLLRWQDISTIDDKHFSEANLNAIDQTWYKRAVDQYSVEPDSFVYSVPFSTGTGITNESVVTASHAIFVEKGGYKAPAAVVGLQYKNSAFRETFFNITSGCTGGVQCRRTCSSGDLSCYVVDNHGYIVISKEERDTGRFFGEIDWLVMDSLIHYGVFKRVRIYDYQAVCKDMQGHRSAANFILTPLRYMKWFVQWMVGRATWLILQTQIAHLMNPDWAWAMEQEQADYHNEDNDESPGPTPTGGEFMADGDISIIVHDEAVTMDNAYANKTRPRPCDQQADLYVLQPEKLFKGDKPDSVKGKQNCNSNNLGARQCERHYSTHKIPHSNLLLLVIDTTCRCETQKQKIEMEEVRVNESLFCERPQENLYRLRPSVCLSYHPEEEEIKQCGKGSLQLPSLLLMTTTIIYSILKAI from the exons atgAGTGGGACACCTTCTTCGGAATTACATTGCACTGTATTATCTAGAAGAGAAACAATGACGTCGACGAAGTtggtctttttgttttcagtggcTGTGATATCGTTGGGAACAGTCAGAACAGCTGAAGCGGATCTACCTCATGTCGA GATATCGAACTGGGCCATCCGCTTCGGTGCGCAGATGTGGGAAATTGGAAAACAAGTCACCAGGATACGAGAAATTAAAGAG CGCTATCAAAGTGAAGCCAAAATTGAGCAAGTGGATGGATTCGCCATGGTCAAAGAGATGGCCGAAGAAATGGAGAACATGATGGGCGACAAAATCGAAGCTATCAAG AGGATTATGGACGCGGCGGAACAGCTGTCCGTTTCACATCCGCGATTATCACGACAAGATTTGTACGAGATGAGACAACGTGCCGAGACTATCGAATACTACAATGCCAAGCGTCTGAACATGTATCATAAATCGGGTCCGAGGGCCGGTGAACTGCTCGACAACCACAAGGAACTTATCATGTCCAACAGCCAACATTTCGGTAATGTAGGCGTCAACACGAGCGTCAGCGCCGTTCACGTGCCCACCAACGTCTTCGATGGAG GGCCAGACGTGATGAATGGCATCCTTTGGTCCGAACAACTTGATCGCATTTTCATGACCAATTACGAATCGGATCCATCTCTGACTTGGCAGTATTTCGGCAGTTCTACAGGATTTATGCGACAGTATCCAG cTACAAAGTGGGGTCAGGGTGAATGGGAACCCGATTTGTTCGACTGTCGGCTGAGACCGTGGTATCTTCAAGCAGCTGCCAGTCCCAAGGATATGATCATTTTGGTAGACACTTCCGGCTCGATGACAGGAGTTCGTAAAGAGATTGCTAAGCACGTCGTTCTGACGTTGCTCGATACTCTTTCCGAAAACGACTTTATCAACATCTACAAGTTCAGCGAAGTTCCTGTTCCAGTCGTCCCGTGCTTCAAAGATAAACTAGTTCAG GCTAATTTGGAGAATGTAAGAGAATTACGGAATGGCATGATGGAAAGTGAGACAAGCGACATCGCGAACTTCACGTCAGCGTTCACGACCGCGTTCGAAATCTTGGCTAAG TATAATCGGACGACGCAAGGGTCGCAGTGCAACCAAGCTATTATGTTGGTGACAGATGGGGCTCCAGTCGGTTATCGCGAGATATTCGAAAAATACAATTGGCCGCATAAGCCAGTGCGTGTCTTTACCTACGTCATCGGACGGGAAATCATCGACACAGCTGCTACCAATTGGATGGCGTGCGCCAACAAAG GTTATTTCGCGAGAGTCACGTCTTTGGCTGAAGTCCGGGAGCAGGTTCTCAAGTATATTCCGGTTCTCTCGCGTCCCATGGTTATGTACCAAAAAGACCACCCTGTCATTTGGACTTCTGCTTATATCGACATCGCG GAACCCAAACTGAGTGACTGGCTGTGGGAGATCAGAGAGCGCCGGAAGCAGCGTGATCGTTCGCTCAACTACCGTGCTCTCCTGCGGTTGATCAGCGAGCGGAATAATGCTCAGAGCGACGATACTTCAAATGTGACGGGCAACAATACTCGTGATGCTAGTGGCAGACCCACTATCAGCATGACTGTTGAACAGTATCTCACCTATGGCAATCTTGTCAATGAGGAACGTCTCAATGCTCACCGGATAAAACAAGAGCGTGAAGAAGCAGCCAATCCTGCCAACAATCAGCAGCATAACCGCCAAGGC AAATCCGTTACCAGCACGACGCCTAATCCCGTGTCTTCTGTTCCAACTAAACATCCCGATGGACCTCGGGCTGAGGCCCTAGTCAAGCCGGATACTCTCAAAGCTTGGCTAAAACGAATTGAG ACGCGGACCAAACCGAAATTCCTAATGGCCATCTCAGTGGCCACTCCAGTATACGACCGCAAGAACTTTTCG AATATCATTGAGAAAATACTGATCAACGACATCTGGGAAGAAAAAACGCGAACG GTAAGGACAGCCAATCTTCTGGGGGTTGCTGGTACAGACATACCAGTCACAGAATTGAAAAAACGCACACCGGCCTACAAG TTGGGAGTCAACGGCTACTCATTCATTGTCAACAACAATGGCTTCGTACTTCATCATCCCGATCATCGACCTTTG GACGCGGACGGACTTCTGAAACCCAACTACAACACGGTCGATTTGTCTGAAGTTGAGTTGGTTGATTCAGATGGCGGTCCACGTGAAAACGACACATATCTCATGACC ATGCGCCGCGAGATGATCGAAAGGCGTGAGGGTGAGACGTCGTTCAAAGTGAGGGTTCACCACGATGGCATG AGAAGGGTCAGCGTTCGTCGGCAGCGCTATTATTACCGTGGGCTGAAGGGCACACCTTACAGCCTGGGTTTGGCGCTGCCTGATGGATACGGCCATTTTCGCGTCGTGGCTGAAACCGAAGTCAAGCGTCTGATGGCTGATCACAATATCAATG TTTCATCCTTCTTCTCCGGCAAGAACTGGAAAATTCACCCCGACTG GATCTACTGTCGCTACAACTACGACCATCTGAAATCGTTCGATTCTCCCGAAGCTCAAGTAATGCACTTCGTTGATCGGACGCAACGGGAGCGTTGGCGATGGAACTCCAAACACCCGCGACCCTCTCACGACAGTGCCCGCT CCCACAAGCAAGACGATAACTTTTACT GTGACAAACATCTGATGCAGTCCCTGATTTTTGATGCCCAGGCCACCGAAGTGTTCGATAAGAATATTTCTCTTAGCATTGACCGTCAAGATCC AGGTTTAGGCATGCTCATGGCACTACTAGCCAG ACATGCCATGTTCAAGCTGTTCGGGATTTCTGTCGCCTTCGTCGCCACACGAAGTGGCCTGTTGCGCTGGCAGGACATCAGCACCATTGACGACAA GCATTTCAGCGAGGCCAATCTCAACGCTATTGACCAGACTTGGTACAAGAGGGCCGTCGATCAATACTCCGTGGAGCCGGATAGCTTTGTCTACTCGGTGCCTTTCAGTACCGGTACAG GAATTACCAATGAGAGTGTCGTGACTGCTTCCCATGCCATATTCGTCGAGAAGGGTGGATACAAAGCACCCGCTGCTGTTGTAGGTCTTCAGTACAAGAACAGCGCCTTCCGCGAGACCTTCTTCAACATCACATCAGGA TGCACCGGCGGAGTACAATGTAGAAGGACATGCAGTTCCGGCGACTTGTCCTGTTACGTAGTAGACAATCATGGCTATATCGTGATCtcaaaagaggaaagagaCACAGGACGATTTTTCGGCGAAATTGATTGGCTTGTTATGGATTCATTGATCCATTATGGGGTCTTTAAAAG GGTTCGCATTTACGACTACCAAGCGGTTTGCAAGGATATGCAAGGACACCGTAGTGCCGCTAATTTCATTCTAACACCATTACGTTACATGAAGTGGTTCGTTCAATGGATGGTAGGCCGTGCCACTTGGTTAATACTCCAAACTCAAATTGCTCATTTGATGAATCCGGACTGGGCTTGGGCAATGGAACAAGAACAAGCGGATTACCACAACGAAGATAATGACGAAAGCCCCG GGCCAACCCCAACTGGCGGCGAATTCATGGCCGACGGAGACATTTCCATAATCGTTCATGATGAAGCTGTTACCATGGATAACGCTTACGCTAATAAAACACGACCACGGCCGTGCGACCAACAGGCGGATTTGTACGTGTTGCAACCTGAAAAACTATTTAAAGGCGATAAACCCGACTCGGTTAAAGGGAAACAGAACTGCAATTCCAACAACTTAGGCGCCCGTCAATGCGAGAGACATTACAGTACGCACAAAATACCCCACTCCAATCTGCTACTGCTGGTCATAGACACTACGTGTAGATGTGAAACGCAGAAACAAAAGATTGAAATGGAAGAGGTCAGAGTCAATGAGTCATTGTTCTGTGAACGACCTCAGGAGAACTTGTATCGTCTTCGTCCCTCCGTTTGTCTCAGTTATCATCCAGAG GAGGAAGAAATAAAGCAGTGTGGTAAAGGGAGCCTGCAGCTACCGTCTCTTCTGCTTATGACAACAACCATAATTTATTCAATTCTAaaagctatctaa
- the LOC116919034 gene encoding voltage-dependent calcium channel subunit alpha-2/delta-3 isoform X2 gives MSGTPSSELHCTVLSRRETMTSTKLVFLFSVAVISLGTVRTAEADLPHVEISNWAIRFGAQMWEIGKQVTRIREIKERYQSEAKIEQVDGFAMVKEMAEEMENMMGDKIEAIKRIMDAAEQLSVSHPRLSRQDLYEMRQRAETIEYYNAKRLNMYHKSGPRAGELLDNHKELIMSNSQHFGNVGVNTSVSAVHVPTNVFDGGPDVMNGILWSEQLDRIFMTNYESDPSLTWQYFGSSTGFMRQYPATKWGQGEWEPDLFDCRLRPWYLQAAASPKDMIILVDTSGSMTGVRKEIAKHVVLTLLDTLSENDFINIYKFSEVPVPVVPCFKDKLVQANLENVRELRNGMMESETSDIANFTSAFTTAFEILAKYNRTTQGSQCNQAIMLVTDGAPVGYREIFEKYNWPHKPVRVFTYVIGREIIDTAATNWMACANKGYFARVTSLAEVREQVLKYIPVLSRPMVMYQKDHPVIWTSAYIDIAEPKLSDWLWEIRERRKQRDRSLNYRALLRLISERNNAQSDDTSNVTGNNTRDASGRPTISMTVEQYLTYGNLVNEERLNAHRIKQEREEAANPANNQQHNRQGKSVTSTTPNPVSSVPTKHPDGPRAEALVKPDTLKAWLKRIETRTKPKFLMAISVATPVYDRKNFSNIIEKILINDIWEEKTRTVRTANLLGVAGTDIPVTELKKRTPAYKLGVNGYSFIVNNNGFVLHHPDHRPLDADGLLKPNYNTVDLSEVELVDSDGGPRENDTYLMTMRREMIERREGETSFKVRVHHDGMRRVSVRRQRYYYRGLKGTPYSLGLALPDGYGHFRVVAETEVKRLMADHNINVSSFFSGKNWKIHPDWIYCRYNYDHLKSFDSPEAQVMHFVDRTQRERWRWNSKHPRPSHDSARCDKHLMQSLIFDAQATEVFDKNISLSIDRQDPGLGMLMALLARHAMFKLFGISVAFVATRSGLLRWQDISTIDDKHFSEANLNAIDQTWYKRAVDQYSVEPDSFVYSVPFSTGTGITNESVVTASHAIFVEKGGYKAPAAVVGLQYKNSAFRETFFNITSGCTGGVQCRRTCSSGDLSCYVVDNHGYIVISKEERDTGRFFGEIDWLVMDSLIHYGVFKRVRIYDYQAVCKDMQGHRSAANFILTPLRYMKWFVQWMVGRATWLILQTQIAHLMNPDWAWAMEQEQADYHNEDNDESPGPTPTGGEFMADGDISIIVHDEAVTMDNAYANKTRPRPCDQQADLYVLQPEKLFKGDKPDSVKGKQNCNSNNLGARQCERHYSTHKIPHSNLLLLVIDTTCRCETQKQKIEMEEVRVNESLFCERPQENLYRLRPSVCLSYHPEEEEIKQCGKGSLQLPSLLLMTTTIIYSILKAI, from the exons atgAGTGGGACACCTTCTTCGGAATTACATTGCACTGTATTATCTAGAAGAGAAACAATGACGTCGACGAAGTtggtctttttgttttcagtggcTGTGATATCGTTGGGAACAGTCAGAACAGCTGAAGCGGATCTACCTCATGTCGA GATATCGAACTGGGCCATCCGCTTCGGTGCGCAGATGTGGGAAATTGGAAAACAAGTCACCAGGATACGAGAAATTAAAGAG CGCTATCAAAGTGAAGCCAAAATTGAGCAAGTGGATGGATTCGCCATGGTCAAAGAGATGGCCGAAGAAATGGAGAACATGATGGGCGACAAAATCGAAGCTATCAAG AGGATTATGGACGCGGCGGAACAGCTGTCCGTTTCACATCCGCGATTATCACGACAAGATTTGTACGAGATGAGACAACGTGCCGAGACTATCGAATACTACAATGCCAAGCGTCTGAACATGTATCATAAATCGGGTCCGAGGGCCGGTGAACTGCTCGACAACCACAAGGAACTTATCATGTCCAACAGCCAACATTTCGGTAATGTAGGCGTCAACACGAGCGTCAGCGCCGTTCACGTGCCCACCAACGTCTTCGATGGAG GGCCAGACGTGATGAATGGCATCCTTTGGTCCGAACAACTTGATCGCATTTTCATGACCAATTACGAATCGGATCCATCTCTGACTTGGCAGTATTTCGGCAGTTCTACAGGATTTATGCGACAGTATCCAG cTACAAAGTGGGGTCAGGGTGAATGGGAACCCGATTTGTTCGACTGTCGGCTGAGACCGTGGTATCTTCAAGCAGCTGCCAGTCCCAAGGATATGATCATTTTGGTAGACACTTCCGGCTCGATGACAGGAGTTCGTAAAGAGATTGCTAAGCACGTCGTTCTGACGTTGCTCGATACTCTTTCCGAAAACGACTTTATCAACATCTACAAGTTCAGCGAAGTTCCTGTTCCAGTCGTCCCGTGCTTCAAAGATAAACTAGTTCAG GCTAATTTGGAGAATGTAAGAGAATTACGGAATGGCATGATGGAAAGTGAGACAAGCGACATCGCGAACTTCACGTCAGCGTTCACGACCGCGTTCGAAATCTTGGCTAAG TATAATCGGACGACGCAAGGGTCGCAGTGCAACCAAGCTATTATGTTGGTGACAGATGGGGCTCCAGTCGGTTATCGCGAGATATTCGAAAAATACAATTGGCCGCATAAGCCAGTGCGTGTCTTTACCTACGTCATCGGACGGGAAATCATCGACACAGCTGCTACCAATTGGATGGCGTGCGCCAACAAAG GTTATTTCGCGAGAGTCACGTCTTTGGCTGAAGTCCGGGAGCAGGTTCTCAAGTATATTCCGGTTCTCTCGCGTCCCATGGTTATGTACCAAAAAGACCACCCTGTCATTTGGACTTCTGCTTATATCGACATCGCG GAACCCAAACTGAGTGACTGGCTGTGGGAGATCAGAGAGCGCCGGAAGCAGCGTGATCGTTCGCTCAACTACCGTGCTCTCCTGCGGTTGATCAGCGAGCGGAATAATGCTCAGAGCGACGATACTTCAAATGTGACGGGCAACAATACTCGTGATGCTAGTGGCAGACCCACTATCAGCATGACTGTTGAACAGTATCTCACCTATGGCAATCTTGTCAATGAGGAACGTCTCAATGCTCACCGGATAAAACAAGAGCGTGAAGAAGCAGCCAATCCTGCCAACAATCAGCAGCATAACCGCCAAGGC AAATCCGTTACCAGCACGACGCCTAATCCCGTGTCTTCTGTTCCAACTAAACATCCCGATGGACCTCGGGCTGAGGCCCTAGTCAAGCCGGATACTCTCAAAGCTTGGCTAAAACGAATTGAG ACGCGGACCAAACCGAAATTCCTAATGGCCATCTCAGTGGCCACTCCAGTATACGACCGCAAGAACTTTTCG AATATCATTGAGAAAATACTGATCAACGACATCTGGGAAGAAAAAACGCGAACG GTAAGGACAGCCAATCTTCTGGGGGTTGCTGGTACAGACATACCAGTCACAGAATTGAAAAAACGCACACCGGCCTACAAG TTGGGAGTCAACGGCTACTCATTCATTGTCAACAACAATGGCTTCGTACTTCATCATCCCGATCATCGACCTTTG GACGCGGACGGACTTCTGAAACCCAACTACAACACGGTCGATTTGTCTGAAGTTGAGTTGGTTGATTCAGATGGCGGTCCACGTGAAAACGACACATATCTCATGACC ATGCGCCGCGAGATGATCGAAAGGCGTGAGGGTGAGACGTCGTTCAAAGTGAGGGTTCACCACGATGGCATG AGAAGGGTCAGCGTTCGTCGGCAGCGCTATTATTACCGTGGGCTGAAGGGCACACCTTACAGCCTGGGTTTGGCGCTGCCTGATGGATACGGCCATTTTCGCGTCGTGGCTGAAACCGAAGTCAAGCGTCTGATGGCTGATCACAATATCAATG TTTCATCCTTCTTCTCCGGCAAGAACTGGAAAATTCACCCCGACTG GATCTACTGTCGCTACAACTACGACCATCTGAAATCGTTCGATTCTCCCGAAGCTCAAGTAATGCACTTCGTTGATCGGACGCAACGGGAGCGTTGGCGATGGAACTCCAAACACCCGCGACCCTCTCACGACAGTGCCCGCT GTGACAAACATCTGATGCAGTCCCTGATTTTTGATGCCCAGGCCACCGAAGTGTTCGATAAGAATATTTCTCTTAGCATTGACCGTCAAGATCC AGGTTTAGGCATGCTCATGGCACTACTAGCCAG ACATGCCATGTTCAAGCTGTTCGGGATTTCTGTCGCCTTCGTCGCCACACGAAGTGGCCTGTTGCGCTGGCAGGACATCAGCACCATTGACGACAA GCATTTCAGCGAGGCCAATCTCAACGCTATTGACCAGACTTGGTACAAGAGGGCCGTCGATCAATACTCCGTGGAGCCGGATAGCTTTGTCTACTCGGTGCCTTTCAGTACCGGTACAG GAATTACCAATGAGAGTGTCGTGACTGCTTCCCATGCCATATTCGTCGAGAAGGGTGGATACAAAGCACCCGCTGCTGTTGTAGGTCTTCAGTACAAGAACAGCGCCTTCCGCGAGACCTTCTTCAACATCACATCAGGA TGCACCGGCGGAGTACAATGTAGAAGGACATGCAGTTCCGGCGACTTGTCCTGTTACGTAGTAGACAATCATGGCTATATCGTGATCtcaaaagaggaaagagaCACAGGACGATTTTTCGGCGAAATTGATTGGCTTGTTATGGATTCATTGATCCATTATGGGGTCTTTAAAAG GGTTCGCATTTACGACTACCAAGCGGTTTGCAAGGATATGCAAGGACACCGTAGTGCCGCTAATTTCATTCTAACACCATTACGTTACATGAAGTGGTTCGTTCAATGGATGGTAGGCCGTGCCACTTGGTTAATACTCCAAACTCAAATTGCTCATTTGATGAATCCGGACTGGGCTTGGGCAATGGAACAAGAACAAGCGGATTACCACAACGAAGATAATGACGAAAGCCCCG GGCCAACCCCAACTGGCGGCGAATTCATGGCCGACGGAGACATTTCCATAATCGTTCATGATGAAGCTGTTACCATGGATAACGCTTACGCTAATAAAACACGACCACGGCCGTGCGACCAACAGGCGGATTTGTACGTGTTGCAACCTGAAAAACTATTTAAAGGCGATAAACCCGACTCGGTTAAAGGGAAACAGAACTGCAATTCCAACAACTTAGGCGCCCGTCAATGCGAGAGACATTACAGTACGCACAAAATACCCCACTCCAATCTGCTACTGCTGGTCATAGACACTACGTGTAGATGTGAAACGCAGAAACAAAAGATTGAAATGGAAGAGGTCAGAGTCAATGAGTCATTGTTCTGTGAACGACCTCAGGAGAACTTGTATCGTCTTCGTCCCTCCGTTTGTCTCAGTTATCATCCAGAG GAGGAAGAAATAAAGCAGTGTGGTAAAGGGAGCCTGCAGCTACCGTCTCTTCTGCTTATGACAACAACCATAATTTATTCAATTCTAaaagctatctaa